One region of Caldimonas thermodepolymerans genomic DNA includes:
- the hemB gene encoding porphobilinogen synthase: MRTPPAFPAARPRRLRRDEFTRRLVREASLSVDDLIYPVFVLDGQKVAQDVPSMPGVRRLSLDLLLPVAEQCLELGVPVMALFPAIDPALKTDDGREACNPDGLVPRVVRALKERFPELGVLTDVALDPYTTHGQDGLVDATGYILNDETVEVLVKQALVQAEAGVDIVAPSDMMDGRIGAIRQALEAGGHIHTRIMAYSAKYASAFYGPFRDAVGSRSNLGRSNKKVYQMDPGNSDEALREVAMDIAEGADMVMVKPGLPYLDIVRRVKDEFRVPTFAYQVSGEYAMLKAAAANGWLDHDAVMMESLLAFKRAGADGVLTYFALEAARLLRRG, translated from the coding sequence TTGCGCACTCCCCCCGCTTTTCCCGCTGCCCGGCCGCGCCGCCTGCGCCGTGACGAGTTCACCCGCCGGTTGGTGCGCGAGGCCTCGCTGTCGGTCGACGACCTGATCTACCCCGTGTTCGTGCTGGACGGCCAGAAGGTCGCCCAGGACGTGCCTTCGATGCCGGGCGTGCGCCGCCTGAGCCTGGACCTGCTGCTGCCGGTGGCCGAACAGTGCCTGGAGCTGGGGGTGCCGGTGATGGCGCTGTTCCCGGCCATCGATCCGGCGCTCAAGACGGACGACGGCCGCGAGGCCTGCAACCCCGACGGCCTGGTGCCGCGCGTGGTGCGCGCGCTCAAGGAGCGCTTCCCCGAGCTGGGCGTGCTGACCGACGTGGCGCTGGACCCGTACACCACCCACGGCCAGGACGGCTTGGTCGACGCCACCGGCTACATCCTCAACGACGAGACCGTCGAGGTGCTGGTGAAGCAGGCCCTGGTGCAGGCCGAGGCCGGCGTGGACATCGTCGCGCCGAGCGACATGATGGACGGGCGCATCGGCGCGATCCGCCAGGCGCTGGAGGCCGGCGGCCACATCCACACCCGCATCATGGCCTACAGCGCCAAGTACGCGAGCGCCTTCTACGGGCCGTTCCGCGACGCGGTGGGCTCGCGCAGCAACCTGGGCCGCAGCAACAAGAAGGTCTACCAGATGGACCCGGGCAACAGCGACGAGGCGCTGCGCGAGGTCGCGATGGACATCGCCGAGGGCGCCGACATGGTGATGGTCAAGCCCGGCCTGCCGTACCTGGACATCGTGCGCCGCGTCAAGGACGAGTTCCGCGTGCCCACCTTCGCTTACCAGGTCAGCGGCGAGTACGCGATGCTCAAGGCCGCCGCGGCCAACGGCTGGCTGGACCACGACGCCGTGATGATGGAGTCGCTGCTGGCCTTCAAGCGTGCCGGAGCCGACGGCGTGCTGACCTACTTCGCGCTGGAAGCGGCGCGCCTGCTGCGCCGCGGCTGA
- a CDS encoding DUF1853 family protein: MPGAGHLPAAGLRADAGIDAALRDLRWLLLSPPLLAPGRHPAAVQRFDADDAQAISAWLDALARQPAPLAAFLEQIGPAPLRLGRRAERLLEFFLRHGPTHRLVAANLQLRHAPDEQPGIDHTTRGEIDFLLEDRAGQGWHWELAVKFFLCTAAGPVARPADFVGPDRAETLPGKLDRLFGRQLALTPPPPWDGRDWRPAAYARGWMFYRHDQAVPACTALAPGHLHGWWVEHGRLAELPEGPWLGLPRSRWMAPARCGDAAALCTRAQIGAAIAAAWQAPPPPGVRRWPSAQLVARMAPAGDGGWEEVGRGFVVPDGWADGAR, translated from the coding sequence GTGCCTGGCGCTGGACACCTTCCGGCAGCAGGGCTGAGGGCCGACGCGGGCATCGACGCCGCGCTGCGCGACCTGCGCTGGCTGCTGCTGTCGCCGCCGCTGCTGGCGCCGGGCCGGCATCCCGCCGCGGTGCAGCGCTTCGATGCGGACGACGCGCAGGCCATCTCGGCCTGGCTGGACGCGCTGGCGCGGCAGCCCGCGCCGCTGGCCGCCTTCCTCGAGCAGATCGGCCCCGCGCCGCTGCGCCTGGGACGGCGCGCTGAGCGGCTGCTGGAGTTCTTCCTGCGCCATGGCCCGACGCACCGGCTGGTGGCGGCCAACCTGCAGCTGCGCCACGCCCCGGACGAACAACCCGGCATCGACCACACCACGCGCGGCGAGATCGACTTCCTGCTCGAGGACCGCGCCGGACAGGGCTGGCACTGGGAGCTGGCGGTGAAGTTCTTCCTCTGCACGGCCGCCGGCCCGGTGGCCCGGCCGGCGGACTTCGTCGGCCCGGACCGCGCCGAGACGCTGCCCGGCAAGCTCGACAGGCTGTTCGGCCGGCAGCTCGCGCTGACGCCCCCGCCGCCCTGGGACGGACGCGACTGGCGGCCGGCCGCCTATGCGCGCGGCTGGATGTTCTACCGGCATGACCAGGCCGTGCCGGCCTGCACGGCGCTCGCGCCCGGCCACCTGCACGGCTGGTGGGTCGAGCATGGGCGCCTGGCGGAGCTGCCCGAGGGCCCCTGGCTCGGCCTGCCGCGCTCGCGCTGGATGGCCCCGGCGCGCTGCGGGGACGCGGCGGCGCTGTGCACGCGCGCGCAGATCGGCGCGGCGATCGCCGCGGCCTGGCAGGCCCCGCCGCCGCCCGGGGTGCGGCGCTGGCCGAGCGCGCAGCTGGTCGCGCGCATGGCGCCGGCCGGGGACGGGGGATGGGAGGAAGTCGGGCGCGGCTTCGTCGTGCCCGACGGCTGGGCGGACGGCGCCCGCTGA
- a CDS encoding uracil-DNA glycosylase yields the protein MSWDERQLAMLREMGLTAWTPRDAAPAEDASAEAAAPEPPPAAPPAYADAEHAPLGVQEDGFSYVGEPGPAAPEPGRRPAGIGQMDWPALRAAVAGCTACKLCSSRRNPVFGVGNEQARWMIVGEAPGEQEDRKGEPFVGPAGKLLDNMLAAIGLTRSEAPPERQVFIANVLKCRPPQNRNPQPEEIAQCEHYLKRQIELAQPRIILAMGRFAVQSLLQSQDAIGRLRGRVHRYRDIPVIVTYHPAYLLRNLPDKARSWEDLCLALDTFRQQG from the coding sequence ATGAGCTGGGACGAGCGCCAACTGGCCATGCTGCGGGAGATGGGCCTGACGGCCTGGACCCCGCGCGACGCCGCGCCGGCGGAGGACGCCTCGGCCGAGGCCGCCGCGCCCGAACCGCCGCCCGCGGCGCCTCCCGCGTACGCGGACGCGGAGCACGCGCCGCTTGGGGTCCAGGAAGACGGCTTCTCCTATGTCGGCGAACCCGGACCGGCCGCCCCCGAGCCGGGCCGCCGCCCCGCCGGCATCGGGCAGATGGACTGGCCCGCGCTGCGCGCCGCGGTGGCCGGCTGCACCGCCTGCAAGCTGTGCAGCAGCCGGCGCAACCCGGTGTTCGGCGTCGGCAACGAGCAGGCGCGGTGGATGATCGTCGGCGAAGCGCCCGGCGAGCAGGAGGACCGCAAGGGCGAGCCCTTCGTCGGCCCGGCCGGCAAGCTGCTCGACAACATGCTCGCCGCGATCGGGCTGACGCGCAGCGAGGCGCCGCCCGAGCGGCAGGTGTTCATCGCCAACGTGCTGAAGTGCCGCCCGCCGCAGAACCGCAACCCGCAGCCGGAAGAGATCGCGCAGTGCGAGCACTACCTGAAGCGCCAGATCGAGCTGGCGCAGCCGCGCATCATCCTCGCGATGGGACGCTTCGCGGTGCAGTCGCTGCTGCAGAGCCAGGACGCGATCGGCCGGCTGCGCGGCCGGGTGCACCGCTACCGCGACATCCCGGTGATCGTCACCTACCACCCGGCCTACCTGCTGCGCAACCTGCCGGACAAGGCCAGGAGCTGGGAGGACCTGTGCCTGGCGCTGGACACCTTCCGGCAGCAGGGCTGA
- the rimI gene encoding ribosomal protein S18-alanine N-acetyltransferase codes for MNAAVHQDERRLVPMTVASLNEVLPIEQAAYEFPWTRGNFIDSLHAGYAALLLRGAGNELLGYFLAMSGVDEMHLLNLTVAPAHQGRGHALYMLDALQALARSRHAAQLWLEVRVSNARARHLYERYGFRNVGLRKGYYPAAQGREDAIVMSLSL; via the coding sequence ATGAACGCGGCGGTGCACCAGGACGAGCGCCGCCTCGTGCCGATGACGGTGGCCTCGCTCAACGAGGTGCTGCCGATCGAGCAGGCCGCCTACGAGTTCCCCTGGACGCGCGGCAACTTCATCGACTCGCTGCACGCCGGGTACGCGGCGCTGCTGCTGCGCGGCGCGGGCAACGAGCTGCTCGGCTATTTCCTCGCGATGTCCGGCGTCGACGAGATGCACCTGCTCAACCTCACCGTGGCCCCGGCCCACCAGGGGCGCGGCCATGCGCTGTACATGCTCGACGCGCTGCAGGCGCTGGCGCGCTCGCGCCATGCCGCGCAACTGTGGCTGGAGGTGCGCGTCAGCAACGCCCGCGCACGCCACCTCTACGAACGCTACGGCTTTCGCAACGTCGGCCTGCGCAAGGGGTACTATCCCGCGGCGCAGGGCCGCGAGGACGCCATCGTGATGAGCCTGAGCCTATGA
- the tsaB gene encoding tRNA (adenosine(37)-N6)-threonylcarbamoyltransferase complex dimerization subunit type 1 TsaB gives MTRFPTLLAIETATESMNVGIAVDGRVLTEESPGGPQASARLLPVVLNLLQAAGGLRVQDLDAIVFGRGPGAFTGLRTACAVTQGLALGAGKPVLPVDTLLVVAEAARAADAGQDVWAVLDARMDEIYAARYRHDGGDWHTVTPPALYSAEALSQRLRRDGGDCVAGNALQVHALEVGTMATLPHAGPHAAALLELGRAAWRRGEAVDAALALPLYIRDKVALTTAEREALKLAREAA, from the coding sequence GTGACCCGTTTTCCCACCCTGCTGGCCATCGAGACCGCGACCGAGAGCATGAACGTCGGCATCGCGGTCGACGGCCGCGTGCTGACCGAAGAAAGCCCGGGCGGCCCCCAGGCCTCGGCCCGGCTGCTGCCCGTGGTGCTGAACCTGCTGCAGGCCGCCGGCGGGCTGCGCGTGCAGGACCTGGACGCGATCGTCTTCGGCCGTGGGCCGGGCGCGTTCACCGGGCTGCGCACCGCCTGCGCCGTGACCCAGGGGCTGGCGCTGGGCGCCGGCAAGCCGGTGCTGCCGGTCGACACCCTGCTGGTGGTCGCCGAAGCGGCGCGCGCCGCCGACGCCGGGCAGGACGTCTGGGCCGTGCTCGACGCGCGCATGGACGAGATCTACGCCGCCCGCTACCGCCACGACGGAGGGGACTGGCACACGGTGACCCCGCCGGCGCTGTACAGCGCCGAGGCCCTGTCGCAGCGCCTGCGGCGCGACGGCGGCGACTGCGTGGCCGGCAACGCGCTGCAGGTGCATGCGCTGGAGGTCGGCACGATGGCCACGCTGCCGCATGCCGGCCCGCACGCCGCGGCGCTGCTCGAGCTGGGGCGCGCCGCCTGGCGACGCGGTGAGGCGGTCGACGCGGCGCTGGCGCTGCCGCTGTACATCCGCGACAAGGTCGCGCTGACCACCGCCGAGCGCGAGGCCCTCAAGCTCGCCAGGGAGGCCGCATGA
- the dacB gene encoding D-alanyl-D-alanine carboxypeptidase/D-alanyl-D-alanine-endopeptidase translates to MRMRSIWAWCCRALCMVALAGHAVGTAAATADLPPAVQAALARARVPVEAIAVQVVDVGGRTPRLAHRVDASVNPASLMKLLTTYAALDLLGPAYTWSTPVYADGPVQDGVLQGNLYIKGSGDPRLVLERLWLLLRRVRQLGIVEVRGDIVLDRSAFSVPPADPGAFDGEPLRPYNVQPDALLVNYRVLALGFVPDAARGIARVVADPPLAGVAVDPAVPLDLMAPCGDWRAALKADFADPGRVAFHGAYNAACGEMTWQVAYVEPDTHAQRAVAGLWAELGGRLGGTVRDGVAPAGLAPLAVSTSPTLAEVVRDINKFSNNTMARQLFLTLGLAVGGQGSPQAAQAVVRRWMESRWGPVPEVVLDNGAGLSREARLTVRFLTRLLQAAWASPVMPELVASLPVSGLDGTLRRFGAGRGMAHLKTGSLRDVQGVAGYVLGASGRRYVLVAIVNHPNAPQARAAIEALIDWTARDQP, encoded by the coding sequence ATGCGGATGCGTTCGATCTGGGCCTGGTGCTGCCGGGCCTTGTGCATGGTGGCCCTGGCCGGCCACGCGGTGGGGACGGCGGCGGCGACAGCGGACCTGCCGCCCGCGGTGCAGGCGGCGCTGGCGCGCGCGCGGGTGCCGGTCGAGGCGATCGCCGTGCAGGTGGTGGACGTGGGCGGGCGCACGCCGCGCCTGGCGCACCGGGTCGACGCAAGCGTCAACCCGGCCTCGCTGATGAAGCTGCTCACCACCTACGCGGCGCTGGACCTGCTCGGCCCGGCCTACACCTGGAGCACGCCGGTCTACGCCGACGGCCCGGTGCAGGACGGCGTGCTGCAGGGCAATCTCTACATCAAGGGCTCGGGCGACCCCCGCCTGGTGCTCGAGCGCCTGTGGCTGCTGCTGCGCCGCGTGCGGCAGCTGGGCATCGTCGAGGTGCGCGGGGACATCGTGCTCGACCGCAGCGCCTTCAGCGTGCCGCCGGCCGACCCCGGCGCGTTCGACGGCGAGCCGCTGCGCCCGTACAACGTGCAGCCCGACGCCCTGTTGGTCAACTACCGCGTGCTCGCGCTGGGTTTCGTGCCCGATGCGGCGCGCGGCATCGCGCGCGTGGTGGCCGACCCGCCGCTGGCCGGCGTGGCGGTCGATCCGGCCGTGCCGCTGGACCTGATGGCGCCCTGCGGCGACTGGCGCGCGGCCCTGAAGGCGGACTTCGCCGACCCCGGCCGGGTGGCCTTCCACGGCGCGTACAACGCGGCTTGCGGCGAGATGACCTGGCAGGTGGCCTATGTCGAGCCGGACACCCACGCGCAGCGCGCGGTCGCCGGGCTGTGGGCCGAGCTGGGCGGGCGGCTGGGCGGCACGGTGCGCGACGGCGTCGCGCCGGCCGGGCTGGCGCCGCTGGCGGTCAGCACCTCGCCGACGCTGGCCGAGGTGGTGCGCGACATCAACAAGTTCAGCAACAACACGATGGCGCGCCAGCTGTTCCTGACCCTGGGCCTGGCCGTGGGCGGGCAGGGCTCGCCGCAGGCGGCCCAGGCGGTGGTGCGGCGCTGGATGGAGTCGCGCTGGGGGCCGGTGCCCGAGGTGGTGCTGGACAACGGCGCCGGCCTGTCGCGCGAGGCCCGCCTGACGGTGCGGTTCCTGACCCGCCTGCTGCAGGCGGCCTGGGCCTCGCCGGTGATGCCGGAGCTGGTCGCCTCGCTGCCGGTGTCGGGGCTGGACGGCACCTTGCGCCGCTTCGGTGCCGGCCGGGGCATGGCGCACCTGAAGACCGGCTCGCTGCGCGACGTGCAGGGCGTGGCCGGCTACGTGCTGGGCGCCAGCGGCCGCCGCTACGTGCTGGTGGCCATCGTCAACCACCCCAACGCGCCGCAGGCGCGCGCGGCGATCGAGGCGCTGATCGACTGGACCGCCCGGGACCAGCCGTGA
- a CDS encoding L-threonylcarbamoyladenylate synthase produces the protein MARVLDGQDPQHLQQAVDALAAGRLVAFPTETVYGLGADAGNDAAVRRIFEAKGRPADHPLIVHVPNAESAYGLASAIPPVAQKLMQAFWPGPVTVIVPRRPGVAAAAAGGQDTIGLRCPAHPVAQALLEACARRGLVGLAAPSANLFGRVSPTTAAHVAAEFGDEVLVLDGGPCQVGIESTIIDCSRGHPVLLRPGILTRAEIEAAIDEPLHDRDAAAPRASGTLDAHYAPRAKVRLMSTDVLQTALQVLDQDLPQLALYARTVKAPRGMLYRRMPDDAAQAAQQLFAVLRELDAEGVSLIWVESPPPDPAWDGVRDRLARAAAA, from the coding sequence GTGGCACGCGTACTCGACGGACAGGACCCGCAACACCTGCAACAGGCCGTGGACGCGCTCGCGGCCGGGCGGCTGGTCGCCTTCCCGACCGAGACGGTCTACGGGCTGGGCGCCGACGCCGGCAACGATGCCGCGGTGCGGCGCATCTTCGAGGCCAAGGGACGCCCGGCCGACCACCCGCTGATCGTGCACGTGCCCAACGCCGAAAGCGCCTACGGCCTGGCCAGCGCGATCCCGCCGGTGGCGCAGAAGCTGATGCAGGCCTTCTGGCCCGGCCCGGTGACGGTGATCGTGCCACGCCGCCCGGGCGTGGCCGCCGCGGCCGCCGGCGGCCAGGACACCATCGGCCTGCGCTGCCCGGCCCATCCGGTGGCGCAGGCGCTGCTCGAGGCCTGCGCCCGGCGCGGGCTGGTGGGCCTGGCCGCGCCGAGCGCCAACCTGTTCGGCCGGGTCAGCCCGACCACCGCCGCGCACGTCGCCGCGGAGTTCGGCGACGAGGTGCTGGTGCTCGACGGCGGGCCATGCCAGGTCGGCATCGAGTCGACCATCATCGACTGCTCGCGCGGCCACCCGGTGCTGCTGCGCCCGGGCATCCTGACGCGCGCCGAGATCGAGGCCGCGATCGACGAGCCGCTGCACGACCGCGACGCCGCGGCGCCGCGCGCCTCGGGCACGCTGGACGCCCACTACGCGCCGCGCGCCAAAGTGCGCCTGATGAGCACCGACGTGCTGCAGACCGCCCTGCAGGTGCTCGACCAGGACCTGCCCCAGCTCGCGCTGTACGCGCGCACCGTGAAGGCGCCGCGCGGGATGCTGTACCGTCGCATGCCCGACGACGCCGCCCAGGCCGCGCAGCAGCTGTTCGCCGTGCTGCGGGAACTGGATGCCGAAGGCGTCTCTCTCATCTGGGTCGAAAGCCCGCCGCCCGATCCCGCGTGGGACGGCGTGCGCGACCGGCTGGCGCGGGCCGCCGCGGCCTGA
- a CDS encoding 5-(carboxyamino)imidazole ribonucleotide synthase: protein MSRRTVLPGAGTLGVLGGGQLGRMFVHAAQELGYRTVVLDPDPDSPAGLVAHRHLRCDYLDPQGLDELAGLCDAVTTEFENVPAEALARLARTLPVAPAAEAVAICQDRAREKAHFTACGVPCAPHAVIADEAQLQAVDPGLLPGILKTARLGYDGKGQVGVRTPEELAAAWDELQRVPCVLEKRLDLAFEVSVIVARNAQGELVHFPLQQNLHRDGILAVTSVPAPQVTPELQAQAVRAAEAVAASMGYVGVLCVEFFVLADGTLAANEMAPRPHNSGHYTLDACDVSQFGLQVRAMAGLPLPAPRLHSPAIMLNLLGDLWFRHGEAETTPPWDAVLALPGTHLHLYGKVSARRGRKMGHLNVTGASAAQVREVALRCSELLGLDPF, encoded by the coding sequence ATGAGCCGCCGCACCGTGCTTCCCGGCGCGGGCACGCTGGGCGTGCTGGGTGGCGGCCAGCTGGGCCGCATGTTCGTGCACGCGGCACAGGAGCTGGGCTACCGCACCGTGGTGCTGGACCCGGACCCCGACAGCCCTGCGGGGCTGGTGGCGCACCGTCACCTGCGCTGCGACTACCTCGACCCGCAAGGCCTGGACGAGCTGGCCGGGCTGTGCGACGCGGTCACCACCGAATTCGAGAACGTGCCGGCCGAGGCGCTGGCCCGCCTGGCGCGGACCCTGCCGGTCGCGCCCGCCGCCGAGGCGGTGGCGATCTGCCAGGACCGCGCCCGCGAGAAGGCCCATTTCACCGCCTGCGGCGTCCCCTGCGCCCCGCACGCGGTGATCGCCGACGAGGCGCAGCTGCAGGCGGTCGACCCCGGCCTGCTGCCCGGCATCCTGAAGACCGCGCGGCTGGGCTACGACGGCAAGGGCCAGGTCGGCGTGCGCACGCCCGAGGAGCTCGCCGCCGCCTGGGACGAGCTCCAGCGCGTGCCCTGCGTGCTCGAGAAGCGCCTGGACCTGGCCTTCGAGGTCAGCGTGATCGTCGCGCGCAACGCGCAGGGCGAGCTGGTGCACTTCCCGCTGCAGCAGAACCTGCACCGCGACGGCATCCTGGCGGTCACCAGCGTGCCCGCGCCGCAGGTCACGCCCGAGCTGCAGGCGCAGGCGGTGCGCGCGGCCGAGGCGGTGGCCGCCTCGATGGGCTACGTCGGCGTGCTGTGCGTCGAGTTCTTCGTGCTGGCCGACGGCACGCTGGCGGCCAACGAGATGGCCCCGCGCCCGCACAACTCCGGTCACTACACGCTGGACGCCTGCGACGTCTCGCAGTTCGGGCTGCAGGTGCGCGCGATGGCCGGGCTGCCGCTGCCGGCACCGCGGCTGCATTCGCCGGCCATCATGCTCAACCTGCTGGGCGACCTGTGGTTCCGCCACGGCGAGGCCGAGACGACGCCCCCGTGGGACGCCGTGCTGGCGCTGCCCGGCACGCACCTGCACCTGTACGGCAAGGTCTCGGCCCGGCGCGGCCGCAAGATGGGCCACCTGAACGTCACCGGCGCCAGCGCCGCCCAGGTGCGCGAGGTCGCGCTGCGCTGCAGCGAGCTGCTGGGGCTGGACCCCTTCTGA
- the purE gene encoding 5-(carboxyamino)imidazole ribonucleotide mutase, protein MQNAAQILAEFGVPYEARVVSAHRMPDDMFRYAEAAAGRGLKAIIAGAGGAAHLPGMLAAKTTVPVLGVPVPSRHLQGVDSLHSIVQMPKGIPVATFAIGVAGAANAALFAVAMLANEDAALRQRLEDFRARQTETARAMTLGPLPGQPG, encoded by the coding sequence ATGCAGAACGCTGCCCAGATTCTCGCCGAGTTCGGCGTGCCGTATGAGGCACGGGTCGTCTCGGCACACCGCATGCCCGACGACATGTTCCGCTACGCCGAAGCCGCGGCCGGCCGCGGCCTGAAGGCCATCATCGCCGGCGCCGGCGGTGCGGCCCACCTGCCGGGCATGCTGGCAGCCAAGACCACGGTGCCGGTGCTGGGCGTGCCGGTGCCGAGCCGCCACCTGCAGGGCGTGGACTCGCTGCACTCCATCGTGCAGATGCCCAAGGGCATCCCGGTGGCCACGTTCGCGATCGGCGTGGCGGGGGCGGCCAACGCCGCGCTGTTCGCGGTGGCGATGCTGGCCAACGAGGACGCCGCGCTGCGCCAGCGCCTGGAGGACTTCCGCGCCCGCCAGACCGAAACGGCCCGGGCGATGACGCTCGGCCCCCTGCCGGGGCAGCCGGGATGA